AAATAATAAGGCCAGGGGAAACATCATGATGGGAATATTATACCGGTTAGCGATTCTAGGGCGAAACGAGTAGGCGGAATTGTTCGTCAGTTCCCTACAAAAATATGGCACAGCCGTAAGTGAAAATATGTATAAATGGGAAAAGATTTTGGAGAGGAAAGAGAAAATATTAAGATCGGGCCGAAACGTCCGAAAAATATGAAAATACATCAGGAGAATGGTATACGGTGCATCTCTTAGAATTATTAATCGGGGATGATCCTCTTTCGATGGCCATAGCCCTGGTATTGGTCCTGAGCGTGCTGGCGTATGGATGGTTTGAGGTTCGTCGAACCGCACGCCTCCCTTCTATCGGGATGGTCCTGATCAAAAATCGATTGAAGACGACCAGCAAACTCCCAACTCCGCGCCGATAGTAAGCCTTCCCCGTCCTCTCGTTTTTCGGCCTCAAGCCGCAACCCCGACAACGCTTAGCTGTTGCGATTCCCCTGTATGCAGCCGGGATGGATATCGACCATCCGGTCTGGACACACACTTTTGTGATCTACCATCCTGCAACGGGAATTTCAGCATCAGACAACGGTGAACGTTGCCTAGAAGGAGGCTGACGAGGGAGAGAGAGTCGCGGTTGAAAGAGGGCGACGGCCAAGGTTTCGCGTGAATGCTTGGCGAAGGAGGATTCCATGGTCATGGCAGATCCCGTGGGATTCCGGTTCATTGATTTCTCCGGATTCCCCAGGGTTCCTTCCAAGAATTCCAGCCTTGCCTTCCTGTCGACACCATGCACAAATCCGAATCATGCATTCTCCTTTTTTTTAAGGGCACACCCAACCACACGCGCACCCAATAACCATCAGCTCCTCAGCATAAGACTTCTGCATTATGGCAAAAGCAATTATTGAACCTAAAAAATATGATCCGTAATATATTGTATGTATTGGTGTTTTTCAATTTTCAAAGAATTAAAAATAATGGTTGTTGAGAAAATACCACACACAGTTGAATCGAAAGAGATACGGCTCCGAGGGAAGCGTTTTGAAGCAAACACTAATGTGGAATTTCTTGCCGAGTGTCTTAAAGGCTTTTGCGGTCACCGCTGAAAAGGTCTCTAAAGTGATGCAACGATGATTGTGGTTGCCCGACCCCGGCTAGGTCACGGATAATGAACTCATGGCCAAATTAGAACATCTCAATTTTCAGAACACCTATGCAGGCCTGCCCGATGTGTTTCATGAGCGGGTCAAACCAACGCCTTTTCCTCATCCTTACCTTGTGAGCGTGAATCCGGCAGCTGCAGAATTACTCGATATTGACCCCACGGAATGGACCCGTCCGGAGTTTGCCGAATACTTCTGCGGGGCCAGGCTGTTGCCTGGGAGCGATCCCATTGCCATGTTGTATTCGGGGCATCAATTCGGGCATTACGTGCCACAGCTCGGTGATGGGCGGGCCATCATGCTGGGGGAGGTGCGCAATCAAAACGGGGAGCGATGGGAGTTGCAATTGAAAGGCGCAGGGCTCACGAGATTCTCACGCGACGGCGATGGTCGGGCAGTGATGCGTTCGACTATTCGGGAATATCTTTGTGGGGAAGCCATGCATGGATTGGGCATTCCCACAACACGCAGTTTATGTATTGTGGCCGGAGAAGAAATTGTCTGGCGGGAAACTCCGGAACCGGGAGCCATGTTGCTGCGGATGTCGCCGACCCATGTGCGGTTTGGCAGTTTTGAGGTGTTTTACTATCGCCGCCAACATGAATACCTGAAAACGCTGGCAGACTATGTTATCGAACATCACTATCCGCATTTGGTAGGAGCAAAGGATCCCTACGCCAGGTTGTTGCATGAGGTAGCGGTTCGCACCGGGCAGCTCGTGGCCCAATGGCAAGCTGTGGGGTGGGCGCATGGTGTCCTGAATACCGATAACATGTCGATCCTCGGCTTGACGCTGGATTACGGTCCGTTCGGATTTATGGAACGCTACGATCCGACCTTTATCTGTAATCATTCAGACCATCACGGCCGGTATTCCTTTCAGAACCAGCCCGACATCGGTTTTTGGAATATTCGGGCGCTGGCCAGAGCCTTGTCACCGTTAGTGGACCAAGACGCAGTCAACGGCATACCGGAAATCTATGAAAAAGCGATGCTGGCCAAGTATGCCGAATTGATGCGGGCTAAGCTGGGGCTGGTCGAAGCGCACGCGGGAGACGACAAGCTCGTGACCGATCTGTTGAACCTCATGGACTCCAGCCGAGTGGATTACACCAACTTGTTCCGGGAATTGGGAACCGTCCGTCAGGAGAGTTCGTCAGCGCCGGACGCATTACGAGACCAATTCCTTCATCGGGAAGCGATTGACGATTGGACGGCACGATATCGGGAACGGCTACGGGCGGAAAAAAGCAATGACGAAGAGCGCCAAGTCAGAATGGATCAGGTGAACCCCAGGTACATCCTTCGAAATCATCTCGCACAACAGGCCATTAGCCAAGCGGTTCGGCAGAAGGACTATTCCGAAGTTGATCGATTATTGAATCTGCTGAGCGACCCGTTTACTGACCGCCCCGGCATGGAATCCTATACTGTGCTTCCTCCGCCCGGTGAGCCACCGATTATCGTTTCGTGCTCTTCGTGAACCATTCAACAACAAGATAGGTAAAACCTGGTCGGGGATTTCCAATCATCCGTCATGGGAAGGGAGTGTCATCATAAATCTGGATTTGAATGGTAAAATGGCCTTGGTGACGGCGTCCTCAGGAGGCATCGGGCTGGAAATCGCGCGTGCTCTCGCTGCCGAGGGCGCCAAAGTTGTGATGAACGGTCGTACGCAGGCCAGTGTGGAGCAAGCTATGGCGGAGATCCGGGCCGATCTTCCCCATACAGAGATGATCCCTCTTGTGGCTGACAACGGGACTGACGCCGGTTGCAATCTCACCATCTCCCAGGTGCCCAAGGTCGATATTCTGATCAACAATCTCGGCATCTACGAGGCTGTCGGATTTTTCGAGGAAACAGATAAGGCGTGGCAGAGGATGTTTGAGATCAACATCATGAGCGGCGTGCGGCTTGCCCGCCATTACCTCCACGGCATGCTTGAACGTGGTCACGGGCGAGTCGTCTTCATTTCAAGCGAATCGGGCGTCTCCCCGGCTCCCGAAATGGCCCACTACAGTGCAACCAAAACCATGCAATTAAGCATCGCCCGCTCGTTGGCCGAACTCACCAAAGGGACGGAGGTCACGGTCAATTCAGTGCTCCCGGGACCTACCCGCACGGAAAGCGTGGAGAAGTTCATCCGGAACATATTCCCTGATCTTCCGCCCGCGGAAGCCGAACGCCGTTTTATGTCAGAGAATCGCCCGACTTCCCTGATCGGTCGGCTGATTGATCCAAAAGAAATAGGAGAGATTGTGGCGTTTGTCTGTAGTGCCTGCGCCTCAGTGATCAATGGGTCTTGTATCCGGGCTGAAGGCGGTCTCGTGCGGACAGTCTTTTGATGGAACAGACCAATAAGCAGAAACACCCCTTTGAAAAATCCTTGTATGTAATCAGGAAAACAACAGAAGGAGCAATCCGCTTCTTGGTAAGGAGCGGGCTGAGGGGATAGAGTGATTCCATGCGCATGATTCTTCTTTTTCTCCTTCTCATGATTATTGTCTTGGGACCCCAACTGTGGGTGTGGTGGGTCTTCCGCCAATATCGTCAACACCGTGAGGATCTTGGAGGGACGGGTGGGGAGTTAGCGCGTCATTTGCTCAATCGGTTCGGTTTGCAACGAGTGCGAGTTGAGCCCACGCCGATGGGAGACCATTACAATCCCGAAACCAAAGTCGTTGGTTTGAACCCGAAGCATTACAACGGCAGATCCCTCACCGCGGCAGTCATCGCGGCGCATGAAGTCGGCCATGCGTTGCAAGATCATGAGGGCTATACCCTCTTGAAAGATCGAACCCACCTGATCAAATTTGCACAAAAAGCCGAAAAGGCCGGGTCCTATCTGATGTTGGGTATTCCGGTCCTGGCTGGAGTAACCAGGATCCCTGCCGTGGGTCTTGCCGTCTTAGTCGTGGCGATTGGAACCATGAGTGTCTCTGCCATGGTGCATCTCATCACCCTACCAGTGGAATGGAATGCCAGCTTTCGTCGAGCCCTGCCGATCCTCAGAGAAGGCGGATATCTGGCACCTCCGGATTTGCACGGCGCCAAACGTATCCTCACCGCCGCCGCCCTCACCTATGTCGCCTCCTCTCTCTTCAGCCTGGTTAACATGTGGAGATGGATTCGGCTGGTCCGCCGCTAACTAAGTGTGGGGGATAAATTCAGTAAATCCGGGACCGACAAGCCGATCGAAAATGGGAAGTCTTCTTCCCGACGTTAGGCCTTATTTTTCGCTGATGCACGTGCCAAGTTTCCTGAATTGGCTTAGCACCATTTTTCAAATTAATGGCCGGGCAGGGCTGGAATTTCTTCCATGAACGGACGATTGGGCTGCCTTCCGATTTTCCTATTTCTGCTGCTGCTCTTCCTGCTGCCACTCGTGTTTGCCCAATTCATGGGCCTGGCCCTGGCCAAACTGCGATTGGACCCCTCTGTCGCGATGTTTGTGATCGTGGGAATTTTCCTGGGGAGTGTCGTCAATATTCCCTTTACCCGTATTACCCGTCAGGATGAAGTGATTGCTCACCCCTACCCTCTGTTTGGTTTTCTGGACATTGGGTCTCACCTCCAACGAAGCCCGAATGAAACCATCCTGGCCGTCAATTTGGGAGGCTGTGTGATTCCCACGCTGGTGGCGGTGTATGAAATTCTTCAAATTCTTAGGGACTCCTGGATCTACCTCCTTCCGATCGTGTTGGCGATAACCATCAATACAGCGGTTTGCTACCGGCTGGCGAAGCCGGTCAAGGGAATCGGTATCGCCATGCCGGCATTGGTGCCGCCGCTGGTGGCAGCGCTGACAGCACTACTCCTTGCCCCCGAGGAAGCACCATCGGTGGCCTTTGTTGCCGGGGTGTTTGGTCCCCTCCTGGGCGCTGATGTCTTGCACATACGGGAGATCCCGCGCATCGCGACGGGCATGGCCAGCATCGGGGGAGCCGGCACCTTTGACGGCATTGTCCTCTCGGGAATCCTGGCCGCCTACCTGGCGTAACCCTATAACAAAAATGGTGCGATGTGTTGTAATTTTGGCTACACAGCAGTGAGGGACACAATATTGATTCCGGCGTGGCCGATGGGGTCGGTCCCCAATGGGTTGAGTCGTTCCTGATGACTGTCGCGAGCATTCACTCGCCTGACGGATGGGAACCGGTATGAGCTGGTCCTACTGAGTCCGGCAAAGAGGCGCCCGGGCATCCCACCAAAAAATTTTCTACCCATTTTAATTCCAATATTCAGAAATTTTAAAAGAAAAGATATGATACTATTTCGATCCGTACAGGTTCTGAGCCTATCACAACTCTAAAGACCCAAATTAAAACGCCCCTAAAAATTCTAGTTTCTCCACCTAAATCTATATTCGAGTTGCAGGATACTTCGATTTTTGTCTTTACTGTAGGCTCAGCCATGGACTGATAATTAAAATTTCCCGCTACGTGCGGGGTCGGGCTTCAGTATTGCCTCATGCCGGCATTGGGAGCCCGAGAGAAAAAGTCGGCAGAATTCCAGGAATGTTGGATGGAGCAATAAAGGTGGGAATACACGGATTAACCTTAGAAGCGTGGCTGTACTCCTGATTGCGGGATAGACGTCCGAAAAGAAGAATGCACGTTTATGCTCACTTATTGGCAATAACCTCCGCTCGAAGTGTTGCGGCCCATCCAGACTCCCCCGGCGAAGTTACATGAGGATTCGTTCGTGGCCTTTCCCCTTTCGGCCTGGCGAGCAAGGGCTTCGGCTTCCATTTTGTCAAACTCTTTTCCTTTTTCCCGCATGTATGCCAATCGTTCGTTGTGGTTGCGAAAGGTGACCCCTACGGGATCGGCCGGGCAGCGTAGAAATCCAAGCGTCTTCTGCTCTTCCTCATTTCGGAAGCCGATGCAGTTGGAGTAATTGTTGAGCCAGCGCGCCCAATAGTTTCCGTCCGGATGTCCAAGGCTGGCGGCTTTCTTAAACGTTTCGATTGCAAGTGCCCGGTTTTGTGGCACGCCCATGCCGAATTCATACATGCGACCCAAAGCGAACGCTCCATCCTTGTACTTCGGTGCGCTCAGGGAATATAGGCGAAAGGCTTCAGCCCAATTCTCTCCCACACCCTTTCCCAATTCGTACATTAGGCCGAGTGTTTTCTGGGCAATGGCATTCCCCTGATCGGCGGATTTGCGGTACCACGCCACAGCCTGACTTTCGTTTTTCGGGACACCTTCGCCAAATTCGTATTGGACGCCGAGCGATAGCTGGCATTGATGGTTGCCCATGTCCGCGCACTGGCGATACAGCCTGGCGGCCTTGTCGTATTGCTTCTGTTTGTAGGCGCGATAGGCTTCCTCTTTGATGCTCTGTCCGGCTTTGGGGTGCAAGCGATCCTGTTCGTGCTTTTCAATAAATTTCGGCGCGGCCTTGTCCCCCAGGGTTGCGGCCTTGTCGAGAAGCTCTCGCGCCTTAGCTTCGTCGTGCGGTACGCCCAAGCCGAGACGGTATAATTCTGCCAGGCGCCGAACGGCTGCAGGGTTTCCATTATCCATGCCTTTTTGATACCACTTGGCTGCAGTAGCGGGGTTTTCTGGAACTCCGTTTCCTTTTTCATAGAGGATGCCCAGGACAAGTGGTGCCCGCTTGTCACCGGCATTGGCGGCTTTTTCCAACCAGGGGAGCGCCTTGTTGATATCATGTTGCACGTAGAGATGAATCGCTCCCGCGCAAAACATGGAATCCACTTTGCCGGATTTCGCCGCGACAAGATGGCTCTGCAGGGCGATACCGGCCGGTGATTTCCCAAGGCAGTCTTCTTGAAACGAGCCTGCGGCAAAGAGAAGACTTCCGGACAATATTCCGCCCAGCACGAACCACGCCAGAATGAACTGGTGCGTGTGGACAGAAGAAAAAATTGAGAAGTAGGAGGAAAACGGTATCCGCATACGGGACCTCCCGGGGAAAGGAGAATGCGCCAAAGATTACTGCCGGATATTTAAGGTGTCAATGCAATGCGTTAGAAAAGCAGATGGGTCAGAATAGCCCGCTGTTCTCGGGAAAAACCCAAGTGCCAGGGAAATGTTAAGCGCTGGCTCTTCTTCTTTTATGGCGGATAAGGTAATTTGGTGCCCCATAGATCTTCGCCGATTTTGATTATTAGACGCTCAAAGCATTCTTACGAATGCGGGTGGAAATTCTAAGCGATGGAGATGAACCAGCCTCCTGGACTCAGCAAGCCTGCCGACACTCACTCGGCTGAGACACCTATGTCTCCGGAGTTGTGGACTATTGGCCATTCGACGCGACCTATTGAGGAATTCGTCGGGGTACTTCAATCACATGGCATTCAAGTGC
The window above is part of the Nitrospiraceae bacterium genome. Proteins encoded here:
- a CDS encoding YdiU family protein — protein: MAKLEHLNFQNTYAGLPDVFHERVKPTPFPHPYLVSVNPAAAELLDIDPTEWTRPEFAEYFCGARLLPGSDPIAMLYSGHQFGHYVPQLGDGRAIMLGEVRNQNGERWELQLKGAGLTRFSRDGDGRAVMRSTIREYLCGEAMHGLGIPTTRSLCIVAGEEIVWRETPEPGAMLLRMSPTHVRFGSFEVFYYRRQHEYLKTLADYVIEHHYPHLVGAKDPYARLLHEVAVRTGQLVAQWQAVGWAHGVLNTDNMSILGLTLDYGPFGFMERYDPTFICNHSDHHGRYSFQNQPDIGFWNIRALARALSPLVDQDAVNGIPEIYEKAMLAKYAELMRAKLGLVEAHAGDDKLVTDLLNLMDSSRVDYTNLFRELGTVRQESSSAPDALRDQFLHREAIDDWTARYRERLRAEKSNDEERQVRMDQVNPRYILRNHLAQQAISQAVRQKDYSEVDRLLNLLSDPFTDRPGMESYTVLPPPGEPPIIVSCSS
- a CDS encoding SDR family oxidoreductase, which codes for MNLDLNGKMALVTASSGGIGLEIARALAAEGAKVVMNGRTQASVEQAMAEIRADLPHTEMIPLVADNGTDAGCNLTISQVPKVDILINNLGIYEAVGFFEETDKAWQRMFEINIMSGVRLARHYLHGMLERGHGRVVFISSESGVSPAPEMAHYSATKTMQLSIARSLAELTKGTEVTVNSVLPGPTRTESVEKFIRNIFPDLPPAEAERRFMSENRPTSLIGRLIDPKEIGEIVAFVCSACASVINGSCIRAEGGLVRTVF
- a CDS encoding zinc metallopeptidase, translated to MRMILLFLLLMIIVLGPQLWVWWVFRQYRQHREDLGGTGGELARHLLNRFGLQRVRVEPTPMGDHYNPETKVVGLNPKHYNGRSLTAAVIAAHEVGHALQDHEGYTLLKDRTHLIKFAQKAEKAGSYLMLGIPVLAGVTRIPAVGLAVLVVAIGTMSVSAMVHLITLPVEWNASFRRALPILREGGYLAPPDLHGAKRILTAAALTYVASSLFSLVNMWRWIRLVRR
- a CDS encoding DUF1614 domain-containing protein — encoded protein: MNGRLGCLPIFLFLLLLFLLPLVFAQFMGLALAKLRLDPSVAMFVIVGIFLGSVVNIPFTRITRQDEVIAHPYPLFGFLDIGSHLQRSPNETILAVNLGGCVIPTLVAVYEILQILRDSWIYLLPIVLAITINTAVCYRLAKPVKGIGIAMPALVPPLVAALTALLLAPEEAPSVAFVAGVFGPLLGADVLHIREIPRIATGMASIGGAGTFDGIVLSGILAAYLA
- a CDS encoding sel1 repeat family protein, coding for MRIPFSSYFSIFSSVHTHQFILAWFVLGGILSGSLLFAAGSFQEDCLGKSPAGIALQSHLVAAKSGKVDSMFCAGAIHLYVQHDINKALPWLEKAANAGDKRAPLVLGILYEKGNGVPENPATAAKWYQKGMDNGNPAAVRRLAELYRLGLGVPHDEAKARELLDKAATLGDKAAPKFIEKHEQDRLHPKAGQSIKEEAYRAYKQKQYDKAARLYRQCADMGNHQCQLSLGVQYEFGEGVPKNESQAVAWYRKSADQGNAIAQKTLGLMYELGKGVGENWAEAFRLYSLSAPKYKDGAFALGRMYEFGMGVPQNRALAIETFKKAASLGHPDGNYWARWLNNYSNCIGFRNEEEQKTLGFLRCPADPVGVTFRNHNERLAYMREKGKEFDKMEAEALARQAERGKATNESSCNFAGGVWMGRNTSSGGYCQ